From the Mangifera indica cultivar Alphonso chromosome 10, CATAS_Mindica_2.1, whole genome shotgun sequence genome, one window contains:
- the LOC123226738 gene encoding uncharacterized protein LOC123226738: MVVKPFTKGTSFSTCDSVIRGTTFQKGSPSISKAIETISKEKGKEKVVEPIKSKPKVEKLATKSYGSDNRKDSKRRICVAPPQEVAEQGAIKWNTCVVGFFLGKRPPFLTVKRALERMWTAYGLIDVMTSGQGVIILKFLDKEGVSRAVEEGQLTIQGQPFLIRKWTTNLPMVINDVKKVAIWVKLYAIPLEFWAPKGLSYIANAIGNLLYMDSITEEGTRLEYARVCIEIKVDSECPEAISLALPNGESMVINVEYAWKPIKCNGCQCFGHSTASCSLAFKQGNDTTSRNSLKEVDGFVLPMRHHGKDKMAQVTKGYDKKTKDKVGELQKPMVKNVLMHKSNRFFALAIKES; this comes from the exons ATGGTTGTCAAGCCATTCACCAAAGGGACTTCATTCTCTACGTGTGATTCTGTCATTAGGGGAActacctttcaaaagggttccccatccattTCTAAGGCTATCGAAACCatttccaaggagaaagggaaagaaaaggtggtagaaccaaTCAAGAGCAAACCAAAGGTGGAAAAATTAGCAACTAAGAGCTATGGCAGTGACAATA GGAAAGACTCTAAAAGGCGAATTTGTGTGGCACCTCCTCAAGAAGTTGCTGAGCAAGGTGCAATAAAGTGGAACACTTGTGTTGTAGgttttttccttggcaaaaggcCACCATTCTTGACGGTCAAGAGAGCTTTGGAGAGGATGTGGACTGCTTATGGCCTCATTGATGTCATGACTTCGGGCCAAGGTGTGATTATACTAAAGTTTCTAGATAAAGAGGGAGTTTCAAGAGCCGTGGAAGAGGGACAACTTACCATACAAGGACAGCCATTTCTCAttcggaaatggactacaaacctccCTATGGTGATTAATGATGTTAAGAAGGTGGCaatatgggttaaattgtaTGCCATTCCCCTTGAGTTTTGGGCTCCGAAAGGACTTAGCTACATTGCAAATGCAATTGGGAATCTGCTATATATGGATTCCATTACTGAAGAAGGGACAAGATTGGAGTATGCTAGAGTTTGTATTGAGATAAAGGTGGATTCGGAATGCCCCGAGGCTATTAGCTTAGCTTTGCCAAATGGAGAATCCATGGTAATCAATGTGGAATATGcttggaaacctataaaatgcaatggATGCCAATGTTTTGGACACTCCACAGCAAGTTGCTCTTTAGCATTTAAACAAGGTAATGATACAACCTCACGTAATTCTTTGAAGGAGGTGGATGGATTTGTGTTGCCTATGAGACATCATGGGAAAGATAAAATGGCCCAAGTAACAAAAGGCTATGACAAGAAAACCAAAGACAAAGTGGGGGAGTTGCAAAAACCTATGGTGAAGAATGTGTTAATGCATAAGAGTAATAGATTTTTTGCCTTGGCTATTAAGGAGTCTTAA